One genomic window of Gracilinema caldarium DSM 7334 includes the following:
- a CDS encoding two-component system sensor histidine kinase NtrB: MIHQLNRRSETAAAMALLGLIALLALGGIFVAVVQERQRQQLIAEYRAFQLAAELQQAFDRGSLSSFEKYPNLLAFGIYTVRGTSLYRYGNAPDYIHPEAPQNPPVISGDVISLVRPFGGGGAMRGRIGNFRPNQDMFEMINPPPMAMGMTRLVFVSYRLSAFRRGLYILYGAAILIASALFGAFALLVRLAKSLDQFRLQEARNRELVALGEAARTLSHEIKNPLGVLKIQTALLQKQLSDSELVKNVRIMEEEIDRLGVLTDRLRQFLSGSEGDPEPINLNQFLSDFCLRYDKRLALAPLSTPPVFIRIDRTHLNQVLDNLVQNGLESMARAEGATVELELKQVHPARVHILVSDRGSGIPESLRERVYDLFYTTKTTGSGLGLSISRRYVELAGGRLFHQNREGGGTTFIVELPLAAEQGV, encoded by the coding sequence ATGATACATCAATTAAACCGGCGTTCAGAAACTGCCGCAGCCATGGCTCTTTTAGGTCTTATTGCTCTGCTTGCCCTGGGTGGTATTTTTGTAGCGGTGGTACAGGAACGGCAGAGACAGCAACTTATCGCTGAATACCGAGCCTTTCAGCTTGCGGCCGAATTACAGCAAGCCTTTGACCGGGGTTCCTTGAGTAGTTTTGAAAAATATCCCAACCTTCTAGCCTTTGGAATCTATACAGTCCGTGGAACCTCCTTATACCGATATGGAAATGCTCCGGATTATATACATCCTGAGGCTCCTCAAAATCCTCCTGTTATTTCAGGAGATGTTATATCCCTGGTTCGTCCCTTCGGTGGTGGAGGTGCTATGCGGGGGCGAATAGGTAATTTCAGACCAAATCAGGATATGTTCGAAATGATAAATCCTCCGCCAATGGCTATGGGGATGACTAGGCTGGTGTTTGTGTCCTATAGGCTCTCTGCATTCCGGAGAGGCCTCTATATATTGTACGGGGCGGCAATACTCATAGCCTCCGCTCTTTTCGGTGCCTTTGCCCTGCTTGTACGGCTTGCCAAAAGTCTTGATCAATTCAGGTTGCAGGAAGCCCGTAATCGTGAACTCGTTGCCTTAGGTGAGGCTGCACGGACCCTCTCCCATGAGATTAAAAATCCCCTGGGAGTACTCAAAATTCAAACGGCCCTGCTTCAAAAACAATTATCGGATTCAGAACTTGTGAAGAATGTGAGGATTATGGAAGAGGAAATTGACCGTCTGGGAGTACTTACAGACCGGCTCAGACAATTCCTTTCCGGCTCAGAGGGAGATCCGGAACCCATCAATTTGAACCAGTTTCTTTCCGATTTTTGCTTGAGATATGACAAACGGCTCGCACTTGCCCCGCTATCCACACCACCGGTGTTTATCAGAATCGATAGGACCCATTTGAATCAAGTATTGGACAATCTGGTTCAGAATGGTCTAGAAAGCATGGCTAGAGCTGAAGGGGCAACGGTAGAACTTGAGCTAAAACAGGTTCATCCCGCCAGGGTCCACATTCTGGTATCTGATCGGGGATCTGGTATACCAGAATCACTTAGGGAACGGGTCTATGATCTCTTTTATACCACAAAAACGACTGGTTCAGGTCTCGGGCTTTCGATTAGCCGCCGTTATGTTGAACTTGCCGGTGGCCGCTTGTTTCATCAGAATCGTGAAGGAGGTGGTACAACCTTTATTGTTGAGCTGCCCCTCGCTGCAGAACAAGGAGTATAA
- the msrA gene encoding peptide-methionine (S)-S-oxide reductase MsrA, whose translation MKYRDMQWLRRGLLISILSLVSLGGTNGMEPIAHKETIVLGGGCFWCIEAVYERIHGIESAISGYAGGTTEYPTYEQVCTGLTGHAEVVKIEFDPIKITLIEILDIFFKAHDPTSENRQGADVGTQYRSIILYTNDEQKKQVMDFITNLTNRKVYTKPIVTKVEPLKIFWPAEDYHQNYYERHPYAGYCRVVIAPKLDKLGLPINSLIK comes from the coding sequence ATGAAATATAGAGATATGCAATGGCTTCGGAGGGGACTTTTGATCAGTATTCTGAGCCTTGTATCCCTGGGAGGAACAAACGGTATGGAACCTATTGCTCATAAAGAAACAATCGTCCTTGGCGGGGGATGTTTTTGGTGTATCGAAGCGGTTTATGAACGAATACATGGCATAGAATCTGCCATTTCCGGCTATGCTGGGGGCACAACAGAATATCCTACCTATGAGCAGGTATGTACAGGTCTCACCGGACATGCAGAGGTGGTTAAGATCGAATTTGACCCAATAAAAATAACCCTCATAGAAATATTAGACATATTTTTTAAAGCCCACGACCCTACCTCAGAAAACAGACAGGGTGCTGATGTGGGTACCCAATACCGGTCAATTATTCTTTACACAAATGATGAACAAAAAAAACAGGTCATGGACTTTATAACAAACCTAACAAACCGTAAGGTTTATACTAAACCCATAGTAACCAAGGTTGAACCCCTCAAGATCTTCTGGCCTGCAGAGGATTATCATCAGAATTACTATGAACGACATCCCTATGCAGGGTATTGCAGGGTTGTGATTGCTCCAAAACTGGATAAATTGGGGCTGCCAATTAACAGTCTGATAAAATAA
- a CDS encoding zinc ribbon domain-containing protein, with translation MKGLSKGPLFFCENCGSPVPKDAKKCPTCGRFFAHVRCPSCNFTGPESLFSEGCPMCGYSSPQTQHTSVRKDSCFMHSGTSHGSVTPLPWWVYGITFLAFIAVILTAVMTLIK, from the coding sequence ATGAAAGGTTTATCAAAAGGACCCCTCTTTTTTTGCGAAAACTGTGGATCTCCGGTACCCAAGGATGCAAAAAAATGTCCTACCTGTGGACGCTTTTTTGCTCATGTTCGTTGTCCCTCATGTAACTTTACCGGTCCTGAATCTCTCTTCTCTGAGGGCTGTCCAATGTGTGGTTATTCTAGCCCTCAAACTCAGCATACTTCTGTACGAAAGGACTCCTGTTTTATGCATTCAGGTACGAGCCACGGCTCTGTTACGCCGCTTCCATGGTGGGTGTATGGTATAACCTTCCTTGCCTTTATTGCAGTGATCCTAACAGCCGTGATGACCTTAATAAAATAA
- the amrS gene encoding AmmeMemoRadiSam system radical SAM enzyme → MNISQGHYFSTSTETPSLVHCELCPHHCALKPGSFGRCKVRQGAKGGVNLPFFGSISSISIDPIEKKPLYHFRPGSSILSVGFLGCNFHCPFCQNWEISQETDILFRTLEPEALIQLAVNSGTGAIAYTYSEPLVHIEYILEAMQEARKQGLANVLVSNGCILEQPARDVLALTDAANIDLKSFKAETYQQKLGGDLPTVCRFLELAYEMGVHLEITTLIVTGMNDSLAEAEGIVEFLAGLSPDIPWHLSAYHPAYKWHEPATKPALLQEIKNMVRGRLSFVYMGNVWGEDNSTLCRYCGKPLVERHGYMVSQPHLAFSQESLSYFCNHCGKSTPFRY, encoded by the coding sequence ATGAACATCAGTCAGGGGCACTATTTCAGTACAAGTACTGAAACACCGTCCCTGGTACATTGCGAATTATGTCCCCATCACTGTGCTCTAAAACCGGGTAGTTTCGGAAGATGTAAAGTACGGCAAGGCGCCAAGGGAGGTGTTAACCTCCCCTTTTTTGGCAGTATCAGCAGTATTTCCATAGACCCCATAGAAAAAAAGCCCCTGTACCATTTCCGGCCTGGTTCATCTATTCTTTCCGTCGGTTTTCTGGGATGTAATTTCCATTGTCCTTTCTGCCAGAACTGGGAAATATCCCAGGAAACGGATATACTGTTCCGAACCTTAGAACCGGAAGCACTGATTCAGCTTGCAGTCAATTCCGGAACTGGAGCTATCGCCTATACCTATTCGGAACCACTGGTGCACATCGAATATATCCTCGAGGCCATGCAGGAAGCAAGAAAACAGGGACTCGCTAACGTACTTGTTTCAAATGGCTGTATTTTGGAACAACCGGCCAGAGATGTACTGGCGCTGACCGATGCTGCCAATATAGACCTTAAAAGTTTTAAAGCTGAAACCTATCAACAAAAACTGGGAGGGGATCTTCCAACGGTATGCAGATTCTTGGAATTGGCCTACGAAATGGGCGTACATCTGGAGATTACGACCCTTATTGTAACTGGTATGAATGATTCTCTTGCAGAAGCAGAAGGTATAGTTGAATTCCTTGCCGGGCTTTCACCGGACATTCCCTGGCATCTATCGGCATATCACCCCGCATACAAATGGCATGAACCGGCAACCAAACCAGCTCTTTTACAAGAGATTAAAAATATGGTTCGGGGACGACTTTCCTTCGTCTATATGGGTAATGTCTGGGGAGAAGATAACAGCACCCTTTGTAGATACTGCGGAAAACCCCTTGTAGAGCGACATGGATATATGGTTTCACAACCCCACCTTGCGTTTAGCCAGGAGTCACTCAGTTATTTCTGCAACCATTGCGGAAAATCAACACCCTTTAGGTATTAA
- the nudC gene encoding NAD(+) diphosphatase, translating to MNQQNDRWFIFREGELLMPQDEDVSSAVCGLELHLGEPFINMKEHFVVSEEMGPFHVLYVDADRDVPELLQWQTVPIRTLLGALNAPLLTGSAWEHLSRFLKAFHVAQWRQASRFCGYCGSPQEDTVDELARQCVRCGRREYPRIAPAVIVAITDQYNRLLLAHNSKFKNTMYALVAGFVEAGERLEDTVHREIKEEVGIEVESVSYVASQPWPFPGSLMLAFEAQYLRGDIRCDGKEIIDARWVTPDTLPEIPGPGSISRFLIDRWLARWASR from the coding sequence ATGAATCAGCAAAATGACCGATGGTTTATTTTCCGAGAGGGAGAACTGTTAATGCCACAGGATGAGGATGTTTCATCAGCAGTCTGTGGACTTGAGCTGCATCTTGGTGAGCCTTTCATCAATATGAAAGAACACTTTGTGGTATCCGAAGAAATGGGCCCTTTTCATGTGCTTTATGTAGATGCCGATAGGGATGTTCCTGAATTACTGCAATGGCAGACTGTACCAATCAGAACCTTGCTGGGAGCATTGAATGCGCCATTGCTGACTGGTTCTGCATGGGAGCATCTATCCCGTTTTCTTAAAGCCTTTCATGTAGCCCAGTGGCGACAGGCTTCTCGGTTCTGTGGATATTGTGGGTCCCCCCAGGAAGACACTGTTGACGAGCTTGCCCGTCAATGTGTCCGATGCGGCAGGCGGGAGTATCCACGGATTGCTCCTGCGGTTATTGTAGCGATTACGGACCAGTACAATCGGCTCCTGCTTGCCCATAACAGCAAATTTAAAAATACTATGTATGCCCTCGTTGCAGGTTTTGTCGAAGCCGGTGAACGGCTCGAGGACACGGTACACCGGGAAATTAAGGAAGAGGTTGGTATTGAGGTTGAATCGGTCTCGTATGTAGCATCTCAGCCCTGGCCATTTCCTGGTTCACTCATGCTAGCTTTTGAGGCACAATACCTCAGGGGAGATATCCGTTGTGACGGAAAGGAAATCATAGATGCCCGCTGGGTTACTCCGGATACGTTGCCTGAAATTCCCGGTCCCGGTTCTATTTCCCGCTTTCTTATCGATCGCTGGCTTGCCCGGTGGGCATCCCGATAG
- a CDS encoding alanine-tRNA synthetase second additional domain-containing protein produces the protein MNRDNNRKMPDPVPMPLFDYRPHTYETLIYATYYAPRGRQRLYMLGNELSHRYLYANDLIIGIIGAPGSGKSTLVRGLFPGLELTNDDEGTNVRQALIYDFDPEDFFAPHTFHIDVHYELGFRQKWEIADAISHAISHGRRVIIEHFDLIWETLGYNAQIIFGIGEEVIVTRPSVFGPFPEAIRDIVNRTIKFRLMAHSAEDITTMILERDYNLRRRVLHSDVKHGFVINFPEKPDINIPELEQKVKDIIAQNIPIMPVGADHIQIGEASIFCTGIRTHVQYSGQIENFRLVKQFRYHPIFQEYMLIGRVGYEENSGYDQILNTIGEE, from the coding sequence ATGAATAGGGACAACAACAGAAAAATGCCTGATCCGGTACCGATGCCGCTCTTCGACTACCGGCCCCATACCTACGAAACCCTTATCTATGCAACCTATTATGCGCCCCGGGGCCGCCAACGGCTTTACATGCTGGGTAATGAGCTATCCCACCGCTATCTGTATGCCAACGACCTCATCATCGGCATTATTGGTGCCCCCGGCTCTGGGAAATCCACCCTGGTCCGGGGATTGTTCCCGGGCTTGGAGCTTACCAACGACGATGAGGGCACCAATGTTCGTCAGGCCCTTATCTACGACTTTGATCCGGAAGACTTTTTTGCACCCCACACCTTCCATATTGATGTTCATTACGAACTGGGTTTCAGACAGAAATGGGAGATTGCCGATGCCATATCCCACGCCATTTCCCATGGACGCAGGGTAATTATTGAACACTTCGACCTTATCTGGGAAACCCTGGGATATAATGCCCAGATTATTTTTGGCATTGGAGAGGAAGTCATAGTAACCAGGCCTAGTGTTTTTGGTCCCTTCCCAGAAGCAATCCGGGATATTGTAAACCGGACCATCAAATTCCGCCTTATGGCTCATTCGGCAGAGGATATTACCACCATGATTCTAGAGCGGGACTATAACCTCAGACGGCGGGTGCTTCATTCAGATGTAAAACATGGCTTTGTCATTAACTTTCCAGAAAAACCGGACATTAACATTCCTGAACTTGAACAAAAAGTAAAGGATATTATTGCCCAAAACATACCCATAATGCCTGTTGGAGCGGACCATATCCAAATTGGAGAGGCAAGTATTTTTTGCACCGGTATACGAACCCATGTACAGTATTCAGGGCAGATAGAAAATTTTCGCCTGGTAAAACAATTCCGCTATCATCCTATTTTTCAGGAATATATGCTGATTGGCCGGGTTGGCTATGAAGAAAACTCCGGTTACGATCAAATCTTAAACACCATTGGTGAGGAGTAA
- a CDS encoding FmdB family zinc ribbon protein, with protein sequence MPTYEYECKTCGHNFEVFQNMSDPALTSCPECGNEVRRLINGGTGIIFKGSGFYVTDKGSSKSSSSSSSASCSACSASDSGTCASKTAV encoded by the coding sequence ATGCCAACCTATGAATATGAATGCAAAACCTGTGGACACAACTTTGAAGTATTTCAGAACATGAGCGACCCCGCACTAACATCCTGTCCTGAATGTGGTAATGAGGTGCGCCGGCTCATTAATGGCGGTACGGGTATCATTTTCAAAGGATCGGGCTTCTATGTAACCGACAAGGGCAGTTCTAAATCTTCATCTTCTTCAAGTTCTGCTTCCTGCTCTGCCTGTAGTGCTTCCGATTCCGGAACCTGTGCGTCTAAAACCGCTGTCTAA
- the ileS gene encoding isoleucine--tRNA ligase, which translates to MYKSVDPKVEFPKMEEEILAFWEKNDIFNKSIAQRDGKDEFVFYDGPPFATGLPHFGHFVPGTIKDIIPRYQTMKGKKVERRFGWDCHGLPVENLIEKELGLNSKTDIEKFGVANFNEACRSSVLRYVSEWRRIVTRLGRWVDFDNDYKTMDPDYMESIWWVMKTLWEKGLLYEGYYILPYCPRCSTVLSNHELNLGGYKDVHDPAITIKFKVTGIIASSPAEKATLRDLADDHTFLLAWTTTPWTLPSNLALAVGPDIDYVLVQDGQERYIMAEARLSAYYKKPEEYQILWKKKGSELVGITYEPLFPYFAATKEQNAFRTYPGDYVSTEDGTGIVHIAPGFGEDDQRILKGTGVPTICPVDAECRFTDEVPDYKGLFVKDADKAIIERLKTEGKLVKREQILHAYPHCWRCSSPLIYRAVSSWFVNVTKIKQDMLDANQEIHWVPDHIRDGRFGKWLEGARDWAISRNRYWGNPLPIWKCPDCGKTICVGSRKELQDLSGVEVTDLHKHFVDEITIPCSCGGTMKRIPEVLDCWFESGAMPYAQNHYPFEHKEFFESHFPADFISEGLDQTRGWFYTLTILGAALFKRPAFKNCVVNGLVLAEDGKKMSKSLRNYTDPMDVINTFGADALRIFLMHSAVVKADDLRYSDEGVKEVLKSIIIPLWNSYSFFVTYANIDGMKPTGAPDNPSNPLDKWILSVAESMVEKVTAALDGYDMNRAIDPIVEFIDLLNNWYIRRSRRRFWRSENDSDKAEAYGTLYSVLKKLSLVAAPIMPYTTEAIWQNLRLNQDPISVHLADYPVAEIKRKDPALEYKMSVVQHAVSMGRALRYQYNIKVRQPLRSVELVTRNPEEKKVLLEMEEIVREELNVKNVIFRENEEDLVEYQAKANFRVLGKELGKDMKAAAERIEALSQHEIQGLLEGATLSIEVNGKNVDLTADKLDIRRIEKAQVKVLNEGTLTVGLDTEVTEELAQEGDVRDLVRGIQNLRKESGLDVTDRINLFLFGSDKLKAAFKSFTDYIAQETLAVSIEWKETSPMTEVEAGDESWKVALTKV; encoded by the coding sequence GTGTATAAAAGCGTAGATCCCAAGGTTGAATTTCCAAAAATGGAAGAGGAAATTCTAGCATTTTGGGAAAAAAATGACATTTTTAATAAATCGATTGCGCAGCGAGATGGGAAGGATGAATTTGTTTTTTATGATGGTCCTCCCTTCGCAACTGGGTTACCCCATTTTGGGCATTTTGTTCCCGGGACCATAAAGGACATTATTCCCCGCTATCAGACCATGAAGGGGAAGAAAGTAGAACGTCGATTTGGTTGGGATTGCCATGGCCTGCCGGTAGAAAATCTTATTGAAAAAGAATTAGGTCTTAACTCAAAGACTGATATCGAGAAATTCGGGGTAGCAAATTTTAACGAAGCCTGCCGTTCTTCTGTATTACGTTATGTTTCCGAATGGCGCCGTATTGTAACCCGCCTTGGCCGCTGGGTTGATTTTGACAATGATTATAAAACCATGGATCCAGATTACATGGAATCCATCTGGTGGGTTATGAAAACGCTCTGGGAAAAGGGGCTCCTCTATGAAGGGTACTATATTCTGCCCTATTGTCCCCGCTGTTCTACGGTACTTTCTAACCATGAGCTTAATCTGGGGGGCTACAAGGATGTCCATGATCCGGCAATAACCATAAAGTTTAAAGTGACCGGTATCATTGCATCGAGTCCTGCAGAAAAAGCAACACTTCGAGACCTTGCCGATGATCATACCTTCCTCCTTGCCTGGACCACAACTCCCTGGACTCTACCCTCCAACCTGGCCCTCGCTGTAGGCCCTGATATTGATTATGTCCTTGTTCAGGATGGCCAGGAGCGGTACATCATGGCTGAGGCTCGTTTATCAGCCTATTACAAGAAGCCCGAAGAGTACCAGATTCTCTGGAAAAAGAAGGGATCTGAGCTTGTCGGTATTACCTATGAACCGCTGTTTCCCTACTTTGCAGCAACAAAGGAGCAAAATGCTTTCCGTACCTATCCCGGTGATTATGTCTCTACCGAAGATGGTACTGGTATTGTTCACATAGCTCCCGGTTTTGGTGAGGATGACCAGCGGATACTGAAAGGAACCGGTGTCCCCACCATCTGCCCGGTCGATGCGGAATGCCGCTTTACCGATGAAGTGCCCGACTATAAAGGCCTCTTTGTTAAGGATGCGGATAAGGCAATTATTGAACGGCTTAAAACAGAGGGAAAACTGGTAAAACGGGAACAGATTCTCCATGCCTATCCCCACTGCTGGCGCTGTTCAAGCCCCCTCATTTACCGTGCGGTAAGTTCCTGGTTTGTGAATGTTACCAAGATAAAGCAGGATATGCTGGATGCAAACCAAGAAATCCATTGGGTCCCAGACCATATTCGGGATGGCCGTTTTGGTAAATGGCTCGAAGGTGCCCGGGACTGGGCTATCAGCCGGAACCGCTACTGGGGTAACCCCTTGCCCATCTGGAAGTGCCCCGATTGCGGAAAGACCATCTGCGTCGGCAGCCGTAAGGAATTGCAGGATCTTTCTGGAGTAGAGGTAACCGATCTGCACAAGCACTTTGTCGATGAAATCACCATCCCCTGTTCCTGTGGCGGGACGATGAAGCGAATTCCCGAAGTGCTCGACTGCTGGTTTGAATCCGGGGCCATGCCCTATGCTCAAAACCACTATCCCTTTGAACACAAGGAATTCTTTGAGTCCCACTTCCCTGCGGACTTTATCAGCGAAGGACTCGATCAGACCCGAGGATGGTTTTACACGTTAACAATCCTCGGAGCTGCCCTCTTTAAGCGGCCAGCCTTTAAGAACTGTGTGGTCAACGGCCTCGTTCTTGCTGAGGATGGCAAAAAAATGTCTAAGAGCCTGCGGAACTATACGGATCCCATGGATGTTATCAATACCTTTGGGGCCGATGCCCTGCGGATTTTCCTTATGCACTCTGCAGTTGTTAAGGCCGATGACCTCCGCTACAGCGATGAAGGGGTTAAGGAAGTCCTTAAGAGTATTATTATTCCCCTCTGGAACTCTTATAGCTTCTTTGTGACCTACGCCAATATTGATGGCATGAAACCCACTGGAGCACCGGACAATCCTTCCAATCCCTTGGATAAATGGATTCTGTCAGTTGCCGAATCGATGGTAGAAAAGGTTACCGCCGCCCTCGATGGGTATGATATGAACCGTGCGATTGATCCAATCGTAGAATTTATCGATCTCCTTAATAATTGGTACATCCGCCGCTCCCGGCGCCGCTTCTGGAGAAGCGAGAACGATTCTGACAAGGCAGAAGCCTATGGCACGCTGTATAGTGTTCTTAAAAAACTGAGCCTTGTCGCTGCCCCCATTATGCCCTATACCACTGAGGCTATCTGGCAGAACCTCCGGCTAAATCAGGACCCTATTTCGGTTCACCTTGCGGATTACCCGGTGGCTGAAATCAAACGAAAAGACCCAGCCCTTGAATATAAGATGTCTGTGGTCCAGCATGCAGTATCTATGGGTCGGGCCCTCCGCTACCAGTATAATATTAAGGTCCGTCAGCCCCTGCGGTCGGTTGAATTGGTGACCCGAAATCCTGAAGAGAAAAAGGTTCTTCTTGAAATGGAAGAAATTGTCCGGGAAGAATTGAATGTTAAAAATGTTATTTTCCGGGAAAATGAGGAAGACCTAGTCGAATATCAGGCAAAAGCAAATTTTCGAGTCCTTGGTAAGGAACTGGGAAAGGATATGAAGGCCGCTGCTGAACGGATCGAAGCCTTAAGCCAGCATGAAATCCAGGGACTTCTGGAAGGGGCCACCCTCTCTATCGAAGTAAATGGAAAGAATGTGGACTTGACCGCTGACAAGCTCGATATCCGCCGTATTGAGAAGGCTCAGGTGAAGGTTCTCAATGAAGGAACCCTTACGGTTGGATTAGATACAGAGGTTACTGAAGAACTAGCCCAGGAAGGAGATGTCCGTGACCTTGTTCGGGGGATTCAGAACCTCAGAAAGGAAAGCGGCCTCGATGTAACCGACCGAATTAACTTATTCCTCTTTGGTTCAGATAAGCTCAAAGCAGCCTTTAAGTCCTTTACAGATTATATAGCCCAAGAAACCCTGGCTGTCAGTATCGAATGGAAGGAAACTTCCCCCATGACTGAGGTAGAAGCCGGTGATGAATCTTGGAAAGTAGCCCTCACAAAGGTATAA
- a CDS encoding FumA C-terminus/TtdB family hydratase beta subunit encodes MTIRPIIDATFAKTQFEKIPLEPRFLRNDQSSLYIEPSVLTKLAEEAFVRISYYLRPSHLKLWSEQLNSNTLTANDRLVLETLLKNALISAEGKLPLCQDTGTATIIGWKEESVRTGAEDGEALSNGVLQAYTGHPLRASQVGFRSLFDEFDTGNNLPAQIHIEAVRDNSEGPEYRFLFIAKGGGSANKTALFQMTKALLEPETFKAFLKEKIAALGTAACPPYRLAVVVGGTSPEENLSILKLATTELLDTAPRMESAFKNNGSHWLYRDTEWESILMNITRESGLGAQFGGSLLALDARLIRLPRHAGSCPVSIGVSCSAHRNMLAKINSQGLWLEKLEYHPLEFLKQEGGASAKLAEAFQYKKELKTKGQGSSINIALASENLQISAHPVASISIRHINLDQGIKPALEALRGTRAGDRLLLSGYLLVARDAAHLKWHEALLRGETLPEYLTKHPIYYAGPAATPRGKVIGSFGPTTAQRMDSYAEELMSRGASLITLAKGNRTKAWAEACKTYGGFYLGTIGGAAALIAEENILESEILDYPELGMEAVRRIRVQDLLAFVIIDDQGRDLYNPIGMPTGQASDR; translated from the coding sequence ATGACGATTCGTCCGATTATTGATGCTACTTTTGCAAAAACCCAATTCGAAAAGATACCCTTGGAGCCCCGTTTCTTGCGCAATGATCAGAGCTCTCTCTATATTGAACCATCGGTCCTCACAAAACTTGCAGAAGAAGCCTTTGTGCGCATCTCCTATTATCTTCGGCCAAGCCACCTCAAACTGTGGTCAGAACAGCTCAACTCAAACACCCTCACAGCCAATGACCGCCTGGTTCTCGAAACCCTTTTAAAGAATGCCCTTATTTCCGCCGAAGGCAAGCTCCCCCTCTGTCAGGATACGGGAACCGCAACTATTATCGGCTGGAAAGAAGAATCGGTTCGCACAGGGGCAGAGGATGGGGAAGCCTTAAGCAACGGAGTCCTGCAAGCCTATACGGGACATCCCCTTCGTGCAAGTCAGGTCGGGTTTCGTAGCCTTTTTGACGAATTTGATACAGGAAACAACCTCCCTGCCCAGATCCATATAGAAGCAGTCCGGGACAACAGCGAAGGTCCTGAATACCGCTTTCTCTTTATCGCCAAAGGAGGAGGTTCGGCCAATAAAACTGCACTGTTCCAGATGACCAAGGCACTTCTAGAACCGGAGACATTTAAGGCATTTCTCAAGGAAAAGATTGCTGCCCTAGGAACCGCCGCCTGCCCACCCTACCGGCTTGCGGTAGTAGTTGGGGGAACCAGCCCGGAAGAAAATTTGAGCATCCTGAAACTTGCAACGACTGAACTATTGGATACAGCCCCTAGGATGGAATCAGCCTTCAAAAACAACGGATCACATTGGCTGTATCGGGATACTGAATGGGAATCCATATTGATGAATATAACCCGGGAAAGCGGCCTTGGTGCCCAGTTCGGCGGCAGTCTGCTTGCTTTGGATGCCCGGCTTATCCGCCTGCCCCGCCATGCGGGATCCTGCCCCGTTTCCATCGGTGTCTCCTGTTCAGCCCACCGCAACATGCTCGCGAAAATAAACAGTCAGGGGCTCTGGCTTGAAAAACTGGAATATCATCCGCTGGAGTTTCTGAAACAGGAGGGCGGCGCTTCAGCAAAACTGGCAGAAGCATTTCAGTACAAAAAAGAACTCAAGACAAAAGGACAGGGCAGTTCAATTAACATAGCGCTGGCCAGTGAAAATCTGCAAATCTCAGCTCATCCCGTTGCCAGCATATCAATACGGCACATCAACCTGGATCAGGGAATAAAGCCTGCCCTCGAAGCTCTCCGAGGAACCCGTGCTGGGGATCGGCTGCTCCTTTCGGGATACCTCCTCGTTGCCCGTGATGCGGCCCACCTGAAATGGCACGAAGCACTCCTACGGGGAGAAACCTTACCGGAGTATCTTACTAAACATCCCATTTATTACGCAGGCCCTGCGGCTACCCCTCGAGGCAAGGTTATTGGCAGTTTCGGCCCCACCACAGCCCAGCGAATGGATTCTTATGCGGAGGAACTCATGAGTCGGGGTGCAAGCCTCATAACCTTAGCAAAAGGCAATCGAACGAAAGCCTGGGCAGAGGCATGCAAAACCTATGGTGGCTTTTATCTGGGCACCATTGGCGGAGCGGCCGCCCTTATCGCGGAGGAAAATATCCTGGAAAGCGAAATTCTCGATTATCCGGAACTTGGCATGGAAGCAGTTCGGCGTATTAGAGTGCAGGACCTTCTTGCCTTTGTCATTATCGATGACCAGGGCCGTGACCTATACAATCCTATCGGGATGCCCACCGGGCAAGCCAGCGATCGATAA